The Conexivisphaerales archaeon genome contains a region encoding:
- a CDS encoding ABC transporter permease — protein sequence MFADFAVFRREYLRNKEGFFFALVFPVILILLFGAIFSNSGHNSITVYALNQDDGPLGSNFLQTLNQTGAVKVLLAPSNSTFPDYLLKHSYSQGILIPATFSSDVLAGKRANITLYSNPADTSTQIVSGVVNAVVEGFNLHLANATSTISVSQKSVNESSPSYIDFLIPGLIGFTILTSPMFSMVNLSAEYKKSKFFKQLSLTPLTKGEWLTSKILWYVMLSLIAFVLMTATGTFLFGARVQITLWVVPFIILGSLLFVSLGMLVGTITKSIESAGVIGNIITFPMMFLSGTFFPLSIMPDWLARIAHIFPLYYIIDGLTSTMVYDNLTSTVFDLAVVGLLCLIISFAAVRVFKWREE from the coding sequence ATATTTGCAGATTTTGCTGTCTTTCGCAGGGAATATCTTAGAAACAAGGAAGGGTTCTTCTTCGCTCTGGTCTTCCCTGTCATACTTATACTTCTGTTCGGCGCGATCTTCTCGAACAGCGGCCACAATTCTATAACTGTTTATGCACTGAATCAAGATGATGGACCTCTCGGTTCTAACTTTTTGCAGACCCTGAACCAGACCGGTGCAGTCAAGGTATTGCTTGCACCATCAAACTCTACCTTTCCGGATTATCTTCTGAAACACTCATATTCGCAGGGGATACTGATTCCTGCCACTTTTTCTTCAGATGTTCTTGCTGGGAAAAGAGCCAACATAACCCTCTATAGCAATCCAGCAGATACTTCAACCCAGATAGTTTCTGGAGTAGTCAACGCTGTTGTCGAAGGATTCAACCTTCACCTGGCTAATGCAACAAGTACAATATCTGTAAGCCAGAAGAGTGTGAACGAATCTTCTCCCAGCTACATCGACTTTCTCATACCAGGTCTCATCGGCTTCACAATTCTTACCAGTCCGATGTTCTCAATGGTCAATCTGTCAGCAGAGTACAAAAAATCGAAATTCTTCAAGCAGCTATCGCTGACTCCTTTAACCAAGGGAGAGTGGCTCACATCAAAGATACTCTGGTATGTCATGCTTTCGCTAATTGCGTTTGTTCTGATGACCGCAACAGGCACATTTCTCTTTGGTGCCAGAGTCCAGATAACATTATGGGTTGTACCTTTCATAATTCTCGGTTCTCTGCTTTTTGTTTCTCTTGGCATGCTTGTTGGCACAATCACCAAGAGTATAGAATCTGCTGGGGTGATAGGAAACATAATAACTTTCCCTATGATGTTTCTTTCTGGTACTTTCTTTCCGTTGAGCATAATGCCTGACTGGCTAGCCAGGATTGCGCACATCTTTCCACTCTACTATATAATCGATGGTCTAACTTCAACGATGGTCTACGACAACCTTACATCCACAGTCTTCGACCTTGCAGTTGTGGGGCTTCTCTGCCTGATAATTTCCTTTGCCGCTGTTCGTGTCTTCAAGTGGAGAGAAGAATAA
- a CDS encoding DUF4129 domain-containing protein, protein MRARRTVLLSASGMILVVSFSVLAFIQNAALIHYLSYSGTPLPPQQGGGSIIIEPGQSQQGSNPSLAILMIAAFLLLASFLMVWLRDRFTTSLKEMLLLLSLTFVGVLAWSILTYLLHFPSVMVNLSSIEYFIIPAVIALAIFTAIYMRGEKILTKAMPERFRKRNEIDDYMPEDIFQLIHEEKDELRRQIYICYGRLVSASHKLGIRAVEILTPREYLAGIRNSMPDIYPEAQILTSAFERARYSNRVIDEEQVSEVTTSTKRIEEKLELIADKSSDA, encoded by the coding sequence TTGAGAGCAAGGAGGACAGTGCTTCTGTCAGCATCAGGAATGATTCTAGTCGTCTCTTTCTCTGTACTTGCGTTCATACAGAATGCAGCTTTGATTCATTACCTAAGTTACTCTGGTACGCCTCTGCCGCCCCAGCAGGGAGGTGGCTCCATAATAATCGAGCCAGGCCAGAGTCAGCAAGGATCGAACCCATCTTTGGCAATCTTGATGATTGCAGCTTTCCTACTGCTTGCTTCTTTTCTGATGGTCTGGCTAAGGGACAGGTTCACTACGAGCCTGAAAGAAATGCTTTTGTTGCTTTCTCTCACATTTGTTGGTGTTCTAGCCTGGAGCATACTGACCTATCTTCTGCATTTCCCTTCGGTAATGGTTAACCTCTCTTCAATCGAATACTTCATCATTCCAGCAGTTATAGCATTAGCCATCTTTACTGCCATATACATGAGAGGGGAGAAGATCCTGACGAAAGCGATGCCAGAGCGTTTCAGAAAGAGAAACGAAATAGATGACTATATGCCTGAAGATATTTTTCAACTGATTCATGAGGAAAAGGATGAATTGAGAAGGCAGATTTACATCTGCTATGGCAGACTTGTTTCAGCTTCGCACAAGTTGGGGATAAGGGCAGTCGAAATCCTTACACCAAGGGAATACCTAGCTGGTATAAGAAACAGCATGCCAGATATATATCCTGAAGCCCAGATATTGACTTCGGCATTCGAAAGGGCTAGGTACAGCAATCGTGTAATAGATGAAGAGCAGGTCAGCGAAGTTACCACTTCAACCAAAAGGATAGAAGAGAAGCTGGAACTGATAGCCGATAAAAGCAGTGATGCTTGA
- a CDS encoding ABC transporter ATP-binding protein — protein MHANNSEKTNEIVIQVEGLRKYYGKVKAVDGIDFHVKRGEVFSLLGPNGAGKTTTVEILEGLRKADEGRISVLGLDPWRDGYELHKRIGVIPQGFRFFEKSTPREAIDYYAELFERKVDAKHLLKLVDLEDAADEYFEHLSGGQKQKVGLALAMVNEAEILFLDEPTTGLDPQARRSIWKVIESLKLQGRTVLLTTHYLDEAEKLSDRVAIMNHGSIIASDSPNKLVAKYGDSKKLLLEADERTYQILKNNIDLPLSLQNGTIEVTLFKNQDLLRVINVVESSGLPLSGLSLKKDTLEDVFIALVGRMKEGELD, from the coding sequence ATGCATGCAAATAACAGCGAAAAGACAAACGAAATTGTCATTCAGGTAGAAGGCCTCAGGAAGTATTATGGAAAGGTAAAAGCGGTCGATGGGATCGATTTTCACGTCAAAAGAGGAGAAGTATTCAGCCTGCTTGGGCCGAACGGCGCAGGTAAAACAACCACTGTAGAAATTCTTGAAGGCTTGAGGAAGGCAGACGAAGGAAGAATTTCGGTGCTTGGGCTCGATCCATGGAGGGATGGTTACGAGCTCCACAAGAGAATTGGGGTTATTCCGCAGGGGTTCAGATTCTTCGAGAAATCGACGCCACGTGAGGCAATAGATTACTACGCAGAGCTGTTTGAGAGAAAGGTTGATGCAAAGCATCTACTCAAGCTTGTAGACCTTGAGGACGCTGCAGATGAATACTTCGAACACCTTTCAGGAGGCCAGAAGCAGAAGGTAGGGTTGGCTCTAGCCATGGTAAACGAGGCAGAAATTCTTTTTCTCGATGAGCCTACTACTGGCCTTGACCCTCAGGCTCGAAGGTCTATATGGAAGGTGATAGAAAGTCTTAAGCTTCAGGGTAGGACAGTTCTCCTGACTACTCACTACCTGGATGAAGCGGAAAAGCTGTCTGACAGGGTGGCGATAATGAACCATGGCAGCATAATAGCTTCTGACTCACCGAACAAGCTGGTTGCAAAGTATGGAGACTCAAAGAAGCTTTTGCTCGAAGCAGACGAAAGGACATATCAGATTCTGAAGAACAATATAGACCTGCCATTGAGTCTTCAGAACGGAACGATTGAGGTGACCCTTTTTAAGAATCAGGACTTGCTCAGAGTGATTAACGTTGTAGAATCATCGGGCCTGCCTCTTTCCGGCCTGAGCCTGAAGAAAGACACGCTCGAAGATGTATTCATAGCACTTGTCGGAAGAATGAAGGAGGGCGAGCTCGACTGA
- a CDS encoding MoxR family ATPase, with translation MNDIAEPVNKPVRLILDQMGRAIVGKEDVIAKLLMCLLSEGHVLIEDYPGLGKTLIAKSFARTLGLQFKRIQFTSDLLPADITGSFVFDRNESRFILRKGPLFANIVLADEVNRAPPRTQSALLEAMQERQVTIEDTTYQLPRPFMVIATQNPIEYEGTYPLPEAQVDRFLAKISVGYPTAQEEFTIASKRNERKYDDVELDVVVGPDEIEEMRKQVEEVHVDDSLLNYMVEIVRKTRSHKDVEIGASPRGTLALLKLSKASAWMHGREYVIPDDIKQIAAEALSHRIILKPEQMLRGGKSISVVREILQEVPVPKVS, from the coding sequence ATGAACGATATAGCTGAACCTGTCAACAAGCCCGTCAGGCTGATACTAGACCAGATGGGCAGAGCAATAGTTGGAAAGGAAGATGTCATTGCAAAGCTGCTGATGTGTCTCTTGTCCGAAGGCCATGTCCTGATTGAAGATTATCCGGGATTGGGGAAGACTCTCATAGCGAAATCTTTCGCCAGGACTCTTGGTCTTCAATTCAAACGAATTCAGTTCACGTCAGACCTGCTTCCTGCAGACATAACTGGCTCATTCGTATTTGACAGGAACGAATCAAGGTTCATTCTAAGAAAAGGACCTCTCTTTGCGAACATAGTTCTTGCTGACGAAGTCAACAGAGCACCCCCAAGAACCCAGTCAGCACTCCTTGAGGCTATGCAGGAGAGACAGGTTACGATAGAAGATACTACATATCAACTGCCAAGACCATTCATGGTAATAGCTACACAGAACCCGATAGAGTATGAAGGTACTTATCCTCTCCCCGAAGCACAGGTTGACAGATTTCTTGCAAAGATTTCAGTAGGTTACCCGACTGCCCAGGAAGAGTTTACCATAGCTAGCAAGAGAAACGAAAGGAAGTACGATGACGTTGAACTTGACGTTGTTGTTGGACCTGATGAGATAGAAGAGATGAGAAAGCAAGTGGAAGAGGTGCATGTTGATGATTCTCTTCTGAATTATATGGTTGAGATAGTAAGAAAGACAAGGTCACACAAAGACGTGGAGATAGGCGCAAGCCCTAGGGGAACGCTAGCACTTCTCAAGTTATCCAAGGCTTCAGCATGGATGCATGGAAGGGAATATGTAATCCCTGATGATATCAAACAGATAGCTGCTGAGGCTCTTTCTCACAGAATAATCCTGAAGCCTGAGCAGATGCTCAGAGGAGGTAAGAGCATTTCTGTGGTAAGGGAGATACTGCAGGAGGTACCCGTTCCAAAGGTGAGCTGA